In Salvelinus sp. IW2-2015 unplaced genomic scaffold, ASM291031v2 Un_scaffold3055, whole genome shotgun sequence, the following proteins share a genomic window:
- the LOC112075271 gene encoding LOW QUALITY PROTEIN: up-regulator of cell proliferation (The sequence of the model RefSeq protein was modified relative to this genomic sequence to represent the inferred CDS: inserted 2 bases in 1 codon; deleted 2 bases in 2 codons; substituted 5 bases at 5 genomic stop codons), with protein MQSELVSRTLTTILPAPDQLTVDWVSITSAAVSWNQPPGLDQTQHHYQISYYCPGTEPHITTTSSPSITLSDLQCDTEYSVTVCIVLENGKQSQLVSTTLTTEPSLRELLSKTGLEDQYENKLTLSSVLEINADTTSDEPLTNMQSLPGLXLKKLMMANVNARSVKCXLTDQEVSTMNVTTLARLXSDNVIXSTGPXXTARFCAQMVSCSDGFLQQEMVQKMSMCQFAVPLLLPNCDTEQSTLMLWALRDIVRKFRPSSQXATNAFVEERIVVSDIPMVSFVRIGKSSLSKSQISNKLLSNPQQYHDTFVHDDVECGDVPRQISNGLVEISWYFPCGNRNIDMFTKPVAVANLRGDIRSFETQFSFLCQTSAAVYIFIDDFEADLKVLAGKITKTELFLVVNSQNKTFKVDTLKKIITXYSINPTNVIVKKKQNDVEFVKTLQSSVGDIIEKSKNRLTIENMATVARQSKILVDEDSDECQSARKMADEITSNIKDTIKFKDKQLQLQGQIWKELSQLEKERCRLRKAGDQNIEHYKSSLKRKEEELRKKQYTCDMSDAMASFISGLSGSGAERSYFLKWMRINLDNLSRQNLSALRDQYKNLCQHSPERKDDIKHLDKQLSDCSLGLEHFLRELGQLYEASCSLPENIPQRKQMEHLPGLCAQMLLDGFPVELVDGDASNIPLKWISAVLTQLHTLVDSNSKILVVXVLGVQSTGKSTLLNTMFGVQFAVSSGRCTRGAFMLLIKVNKELKEELKCDFIMVIDTEGLKSPELAQLDDSHEHDNELATLVIGLSDVTIINIAMENSTEMKDILQIVVHAFIRMKEVGKKPICHFVHQNVSDMSAHDNNMRDRKKLLEQLNEMTQAAARMEKKENITKFTDVMEYDPDTSCCYIPGLWHGTPPMAPVNAGYSEAVYSFKKTLMKDFRKCQRNDDLTHFLKWTQTLWEAVKFEKFIFSFRNSLVADAYSRLCSEYNGWEWAFQKEMYKWMVSAETKISNIGMTDQHPQRSIRDVLQDLMREASGKLSLGEKEIQDNLVKYFEKEDGHVNLVEKYKEDFVSSAKTLRRETENTVKNKLQGAVEIKEGMTELDNIKSSQTRTMEKQVLALLQNCRQKESVISDEALSEEFEIMWRNTLSEITFKGLPSRDVAQDTFLMLRDNLTTRGSHVNKMVVGTRLVDCGRKAFVLESASWWQQAKNIAKYDYPNYHRKKLQDLCDDIIRQCQEFITLRVKSKTDYHDTHIKELLRIVDKTLQQHTQVKVSEECEVSLKQHICGRAAREFQKMHDDFIEVNDPRKCLEKSKNKYLTEFXDLFHNRDXCLKKAKDFTKLCLEPAVQBYVXXXIGPDVIDEVKXGXGSEXYSTRXAFQFSXLKQLLTDGXYEKYREYINHYERFVKDWLFDQIVQRLSEENSLKKLEIKHLSEIVKIIIAAISNVSSEANVNDIKTFINNICNALREKLVFPKDALDSIRRLIPEEANREQFAVYLTELVGEMEQSLAAEYNKGGDIKERLRSLPFKPQNEMFTSLFGCGEQCPFCKAPCEAGGKEHTKHFTSIHRSKGLSAWRCSETKVLVIDICSSLVISGRSFYISSTAQEPYPYKDYQTYYPDWIITGDSSKDTTDYWKYVMAKFHVSIAKDTSALPADIPEDWKALTPDDAMKSLKSSFNIKD; from the exons AACCCAGTCTCAGGGAGCTGTTGTCAAAGACTGGACTAGAAGACCAATATGAAAACAAGCTGACGTTAAGTTCTGTCCTTGAGATAAATGCTGATACT ACATCAGATGAACCTCTTACCAATATGCAGTCACTTCCAGGCCT CCTGAAGAAATTAATGATGGCAAATGTGAATGCTAGGAGTGTGAAATGT TGACTAACTGACCAGGAGGTTTCTACTATGAATGTGACAACACTGGCACGACTCTGATCAGATAATGTAATCTAATCCACTGGACCTTGATAAACTGCCCGTTTCTGTGCTCAGATGGTTTCCTGCAGCGATGGTTTCCTGCAGCAGGAGATGGTCCAGAAAATGTCCATGTGTCAGTTTGCTGTTCCTCTCCTGCTGCCCAACTGTGACACAGAACAAAGCACTTTGATGCTGTGGGCCTTGAGGGACATAGTGAGGAAGTTCAGACCCTCTTCCCAAAYGGCCACAAATGCTTTTGTGGAGGAGAGAATTGTTGTCTCTGATATTCCGATGGTGTCCTTTGTTAGGATAGGAAAGAGCAGCTTGTCAAAGTCTCAGATTTCGAACAAGTTGCTTAGTAACCCTCAACAGTACCATGATACATTTGTTCATGATGATGTGGAATGTGGTGATGTCCCTCGGCAAATCTCAAATGGTCTGGTTGAAATCAGCTGGTACTTTCCATGTGGGAACAGAAATATAGACATGTTCACTAAGCCTGTGGCTGTAGCCAATCTCAGAGGAGATATCAGGTCTTTTGAAACACAGTTCTCCTTTCTGTGTCAAACATCAGCTGCAGTTTACATTTTCATTGATGATTTTGAGGCAGATCTCAAGGTTTTGGCAGGCAAAATCACAAAAACAGAGCTATTTCTGGTTGTCAACTCTCAGAATAAAACATTCAAGGTGGACACATTGAAGAAAATTATCACAAAMTACAGTATCAACCCAACAAATGTGATTGTGAAGAAGAAGCAGAATGATGTAGAATTTGTCAAAACCCTGCAGTCATCTGTAGGTGACATCATCGAAAAAAGTAAAAACAGATTGACAATTGAAAACATGGCTACCGTGGCTCGTCAGAGTAAGATTCTGGTTGATGAAGACAGTGATGAGTGTCAGAGTGCCAGGAAGATGGCAGATGAAATCACCAGTAACATCAAAGACACAATTAAATTCAAAGACAAACAACTACAATTACAAGGGCAAATCTGGAAAGAGCTTTCCcagttggagaaagagagatgtagacTGAGAAAAGCAGGGGATCAAAACATTGAACACTACAAGAGCTCTCtgaagagaaaggaggaagagctGAGAAAGAAACAATATACATGTGACATGTCAGATGCAATGGCAAGCTTCATTTCTGGATTGTCAGGTTCAGGAGCTGAGCGTTCCTATTTCCTCAAATGGATGCGGATAAATCTGGACAATCTGTCACGTCAGAACCTGTCTGCTTTgcgggaccagtacaaaaatctTTGCCAACATTCTCCTGAGAGAAAAGATGACATTAAACATTTGGATAAGCAATTATCTGATTGTTCCTTGGGTCTTGAACACTTCCTTCGTGAGTTGGGCCAGTTATATGAAGCTTCCTGCTCCCTCCCTGAAAACATCCCTCAAAGGAAACAGATGGAGCATCTCCCTGGATTGTGTGCTCAGATGCTGTTGGACGGTTTCCCCGTTGAGCTTGTGGATGGAGATGCATCAAATATCCCTCTGAAATGGATATCAGCTGTTCTGACTCAGCTTCATACTCTTGTGGACTCTAACAGCAAGATCCTGGTTGTSWCAGTTTTAGGGGTCCAAAGCACAGGGAAGTCCACTCTCCTCAACACCATGTTTGGRGTCCAGTTTGCTGTCAGCAGTGGAAGATGCACCAGAGGGGCCTTCATGCTACTGATTAAAGTCAACAAAGAACTCAAGGAGGAGCTGAAATGTGACTTCATCATGGTGATTGACACAGAGGGGTTGAAATCACCAGAGYTGGCTCAACTAGATGACAGCCATGAACATGACAATGAACTGGCCACACTGGTGATAGGACTCAGTGATGTCACTATCATCAACATCGCCATGGAGAACTCCACAGAGATGAAAGACATTCTGCAGATTGTTGTTCATGCTTTTATCAGGATGAAGGAAGTGGGGAAGAAGCCAATATGTCATTTTGTGCACCAGAATGTGTCAGACATGTCTGCTCATGACAACAACATGAGGGACAGGAAGAAGTTGTTGGAACAGTTGAATGAAATGACCCAGGCAGCAGCCAGAATGGAGAAGAAGGAGAACATCACCAAGTTCACTGACGTGATGGAGTATGATCCAGACACAAGCTGCTGCTACATCCCAGGACTCTGGCATGGGACTCCCCCTATGGCTCCAGTCAATGCTGGATACAGTGAGGCTGTGTACAGCTTCAAGAAGACCTTGATGAAAGATTTCAGAAAATGCCAGAGAAATGATGACTTGACACATTTCTTGAAGTGGACACAAACCTTGTGGGAGGCAGTGAAATTTGAGAAATTCATCTTTAGTTTCAGAAACAGCTTGGTTGCAGATGCGTACTCCAGATTATGCTCTGAATACAATGGTTGGGAATGGGCCTTCCAGAAGGAGATGTATAAATGGATGGTGAGTGCTGAAACTAAAATATCCAATATTGGAATGACAGATCAACATCCCCAGAGGTCCATAAGAGATGTGCTACAAGACTTGATGAGAGAAGCATCTGGGAAACTGTCATTGGGAGAAAAGGAAATCCAAGACAATCTAGTGAAATACTTTGAAAAGGAAGATGGCCATGTCAATCTGGTGGAAAAATACAAGGAGGACTTTGTGTCCAGTGCCAAAACACTGAgacgagagacagaaaacacagtgaagaacaaactgCAAGGAGCTGTTGAGATCAAAGAGGGAATGACAGAACTGGACAACATCAAGAGTTCTCAGACAAGGACAATGGAAAAACAGGTTCTGGCTCTGCTGCAGAACTGTAGACAGAAAGAGTCTGTTATATCAGATGAGGCCCTCAGTGAAGAGTTTGAAATCATGTGGAGGAACACTCTGTCTGAGATAACTTTCAAAGGACTCCCAAGTAGAGATGTGGCTCAAGATACCTTCCTCATGTTACGTGATAATCTGACAACGAGGGGGAGTCATGTCAACAAgatggtggttggaaccagacTGGTGGATTGTGGGAGAAAAGCTTTTGTTTTGGAATCAGCGAGTTGGTGGCAGCAGGCTAAAAACATAGCAAAGTATGATTATCCCAACTATCACCGGAAAAAACTACAAGATCTCTGTGATGACATCATAAGACAGTGTCAGGAGTTTATAACCCTGAGGGTGAAAAGCAAAACTGATTACCATGACACTCACATCAAAGAACTGCTTAGAATagttgacaaaacattacaacaacacacacaagttAAAGTCAGTGAGGAATGTGAGGTTTCTCTCAAACAACACATCTGTGGCAGAGCAGCCAGAGAGTTCCAGAAGATGCATGATGATTTCATTGAAGTCAATGACCCAAGGAAGTGTCTGGAAAAGTCTAAGAACAAGTACCTTACTGAGTTYAKAGACTTRTTTCATAACCGAGAYCWSTGCCTAAAGAAAGCYAAGGACTTCACAAAGCTCTGTCTAGAGCCAGCTGTACAGRAYTATGTGWCCARAWTGATTGGTCCTGATGTGATTGATGAAGTGAAGAMAGGTRAAGGGTCAGAGGWTTACAGCACCCGAGKRGCTTTCCAGTTCTCCATKTTGAAACAACTCYTGACTGATGGARAATATGAGAAATATAGAGAGTACATTAACCATTATGAAAGGTTTGTGAAGGACTGGCTGTTTGACCAGATTGTCCAACGACTCTCAGAGGAGAACAGTCTTAAGAAACTAGAGATAAAACATCTGTCAGAGATAGTCAAAATCATAATTGCTGCCATTTCAAATGTCAGCAGTGAAGCTAATGTAAATGATATCAAGACGTTCATTAACAATATTTGCAATGCGCTTAGAGAGAAGCTTGTCTTTCCCAAAGATGCTCTGGATTCCATTCGTAGGCTTATTCCTGAAGAAGCAAACAGAGAACAGTTTGCTGTTTACCTCACAGAGTTAGTGGGAGAAATGGAGCAGTCACTGGCAGCTGAGTACAACAAAGGAGGAGACATCAAAGAGAGACTCAGATCTCTGCCATTCAAGCCTCAGAACGAGATGTTCACCAGTCTGTTTGGCTGTGGGGAGCAATGTCCCTTCTGCAAAGCACCCTGTGAAGCAGGAGGTAAGGAGCATACCAAACACTTCACCTCCATTCACCGTTCAAAAGGGCTCAGCGCTTGGAGGTGTAGCGAGACAAAGGTGCTAGTTATTGACATATGTTCATCTCTTGTGATAAGTGGCAGATCATTCTACATATCCTCAACAGCACAAGAACCTTATCCCTACAAGGACTACCAGACATATTACCCTGACTGGATCATAACTGGAGATTCCAGTAAGGACACTACAGACTACTGGAAGTATGTGATGGCCAAATTTCATGTGAGCATCGCTAAAGACACATCTGCACTTCCTGCTGATATCCCAGAGGACTGGAAGGCGTTAACACCTGATGATGCAATGAAGAGCTTGAAGAGCTCATTCAACATAAAAGATTAG